CCCCAGGCCGAGGCCGTCGAGGCCGGCGCGACGGAGGGCGAGAACCTCGTCGCAGCCGTCCCCACTGCCAGCGGCAAGACGATGATCGCCGCCCTGTCGATGCTGTCGGCGATCGAGCGCGGCGGGACGGCGCTGTACATCGTCCCGCTGCGGGCGCTGGCCAGCGAGAAACGCGAGGAGTTCGCGGCCTACGAGTCCTTCGGCGTCGACGTCGGCGTGACGACGGGCAACTACGAGTCGACCGACGACTGGCTCGCGGCGAAGGATATCGTCGTCGCCACCAGCGAGAAGGTCGACTCGCTCGTGCGCAACGGCGCGAGCTGGCTCTCCGAGCTGACCTGCGTCGTCAGCGACGAGGTCCACCTCATCGACGACCGGAATCGAGGACCGACACTGGAGGTTACCCTCGCGAAACTGCGCCGGCTCAACCCCGACCTCCAGACCGTCGCGCTCTCGGCCACGGTCGGCAACGCCGACGAAATTGCAGAGTGGCTCGACGCCGAGCTCGTCGACACCGACTGGCGGCCGATCGACCTGCAGATGGGCGTCCACTACGGCAACGCCCTGAACTTCGACGACGGCTCGACCCGCGAGGTGCCCGTCGAGGGCGGCGAAAAACAGGAGGCCGCCCTCGTTCGCGACATCGTCCGGGAGGGCGGGTCCTCGCTCGTGTTCGTCAACTCCCGGCGAAACGCCGAGGCCGCGGCCCGCAGGCTGGGCCAGGTGACGAGTCGGGAGCTGACCGACGACGAACGGAACGACCTCGCCGAACTGGCCGACGAGATCCGTGAGGACAGCGACACCGAGACCAGCGCTGATCTCGCCGACTGCGTCGAGCGCGGCTCCGCGTTCCACCACGCGGGGCTCTCGAGCACCCAGCGCTCGCTCGTCGAGGACGCCTTCCGCGAGCGCCTGCTGAAGGTGATCTCGGCGACGCCGACGCTGGCCGCGGGCGTGAACACCCCCGCCCGCCGGGTCATCGTCCGCGACTGGCGGCGGTTCGATCCGAGTGCGGGCGGGATGGCGCCGCTCGACGTCCTCGAGATCCACCAGATGATGGGACGGGCCGGACGACCGGGACTCGACCCCTACGGCGAGGCCGTCCTGCTCGCGAAGAGCCACGACGAGAGCGAGGAGCTGTTCGACCGCTACGTCTGGGCCGACCCCGAACCGGTCCGCTCGAAACTCGCGGCCGAGCCCGCCCTGCGGACCCACGTGCTGGCCACGATCGCCTCCGGATTCGCCCGCACGCGGGAGGGATTGCTCGAGTTCCTCGGGGCGACGCTGTACGCGAGCCAGTCGACCGAGCCGGGTCGGCTCGAGACGGTCACCGACAGCGTGCTCGACTACCTCGAGCGAAACGACTTTGTCGAGCGCGACCGCGGAGATGGAAGCGATGAGGCCGGCGCGTTCACGACCGCAGCCGACCTCGCAGACGACGGCGGCCGAAGCGAAGACCTCGAGGCCACCAGCCTCGGCCACACCGTCTCGCGACTCTACCTGGATCCGATGAGCGCGGCCACGATCGTCCACGGGCTCGAGGACGCCGACGACCGTCCCACTGCGCTGGGGCTCTACCAGCTCGTCTCCCGAACCCCGGACATGTACGAGCTCTACCTGCGCTCGGGCGAGGACGAGAAGTTCGGTGAGCTCTACTACGAGCGCGAGAGCGAACTGCTCGGTGACGCGCCCAGCGAGTTCGAAGAAGATCGCTTCGAGGACTGGCTCGCCGCGCTGAAGACGGGGAAGCTGCTCGAGGACTGGGCCCAGGAAGACGACGAGGAACGGATCACCGAACGGTACAAGATCGGGCCGGGCGACCTGCGCGGGAAGGTCGACACCGCCGAGTGGCTGCTCGGGGCGGCCGAGTCGCTGGCGAACGAGATCGACAGCGAGTGGACCGTCGCCGTCCGCGAGGCCCGCGCCCGCGTCGAACACGGCGTGAGCGAGGAGCTGCTCGAGCTCGTCTCGGTCCGCGGCGTCGGCCGCAAGCGTGCCCGGCAGCTGTACGCCGTCGGCATCGAGGAGCCCGCCGATCTCCGCACCGCGGACAAGTCGGTCGTCCTTGGGGCACTCAAAGGTGAGAAGACCGCCGAGAACGTCCTCGAGAACGCCGGCCGCGAGGACCCCTCGATGGACGGCGTCGAGGCCGACGCGTCGGTCGCGGCGACGGACTCGAGCGACGGCGACGGCACCGCCGAGACGGATGCGACCGCGACGACCGACGACGAAGAGAGCCAGTCCAGCCTGGGTGATTTCTGATGGAGCTGCTCGAGTGTACCCTCTCGATCGACGACCTCGACTCGTTCGTCGCCGAGCTCGGCGCGATCGGCGAGACCCACGGAACGACCCTGCAGGCGTTCGACGCTCGCTACGTCGCCGGCCCTCACCACCTCAAGCGGGCCGTCGAGCTCGCGGACCGATCGATCGCGCGCGGCGAGAACGTCGCCCGCGACCGGGCCGTCGAGTTCCTGCTGTACGCCGCGGGACGCCGCCAGATCGACCGCGCGCTGGAGATGGGTGTCGACAGAGGCGAGAATCGGGCCGTCGTCCTCGCGGACGGGGGCGCGGAGGCCGCGGCGCTCGAGGACGTCCGGGAGCTCGCGGCGTTCGCCGGGACGGCGTCGACCCTCGAGGCGCTCGACGAGGACGTCCTCCAGGAGTTCTTCGAGATTCCCGACCGCGAGCGCGCGGCGACCGACGCCTCGCTGGGCGCCCTGGTTCGCGAGCGGGTGGCGCTACTCGAAGTCGAGAAGTGACTAGTCGGACGCCGCGTCGTCGAGCCGTTGCTCTCGGGACTCCCGGAGCCCGTCGCAGATCCCACCCTGACTCGACATGTTGACCTGCGCGAGCCGTCCTCGCCGATGCACCAGCTCGAACTCGTCGGGATCGATCGGCTCGCCCTCGGGAGTCAGGAACAGCGGGTCCGTGTCGGCGTCGACCAGCCCCGTCTCGCGGGCCTTTTCGAGATAGCGGTCGATCGGTTCCGCGGGGACGGAGACGGCGACCGCCCGGTCCGCGAGGTAGATCGTCAGTCGATCGTCGCTGTCGGTGCGCTCGAGATCCCGCGGCCGGAGCGAAACGATCGTCTCGGGATCGAGTCCCGCCTCGAGCAACGCCTCGACGGCGTCGTACTGGCGGGCGGTTCTGGCCTTGCGGTCGAGCTCTGCACGGACGGCGTCGACGGTGTCCTCGGCGTCGGGAAACGCCTCCGGGAACGACCGCCCCACGTTCACGCCCCGGTTGATCTCGATCTCGTGCATGTGCTCGTGAAGGTAGATCCTTGCCCGCTCGACTGCGGGGAGTTCCTCGACCGCCGTGCGGGAGTCGACGGCCATCATCCAGGCGAACGCGGGCGAACACCACGCCGTCGGCAGCGTCAGGTGGACAGTGACGGTTCGGGCCTCGATCTCGATCGCGTCGATATACTCGAGGACGACGATCGAACGGTCGAGTTCGGGATCGGTGACCCGGTCCAGTCGGTCGCGGACGGCCTCCTTGGAGGGGCCGTCGGGTGTCTGATCGGTCATCAGTCGTCGGCCGCCGCGGGGGCGTCGCTCGCGTAGTGGTCCTCGAGGCCGAACCGCTCGCTGATCTCGTCCTCGCGGAACTGCTCTTTCTTGGCCTCGATATCGATATCGTACAGCTCGGCGGCGTTCTCGCCCATTACCTTCCGTTTGGTCTCGAGATCCCACTCGACGCCGTAC
This genomic window from Natronococcus occultus SP4 contains:
- a CDS encoding ATP-dependent DNA helicase gives rise to the protein MNIEELSGLPPGAVDHFRSEGIEELYPPQAEAVEAGATEGENLVAAVPTASGKTMIAALSMLSAIERGGTALYIVPLRALASEKREEFAAYESFGVDVGVTTGNYESTDDWLAAKDIVVATSEKVDSLVRNGASWLSELTCVVSDEVHLIDDRNRGPTLEVTLAKLRRLNPDLQTVALSATVGNADEIAEWLDAELVDTDWRPIDLQMGVHYGNALNFDDGSTREVPVEGGEKQEAALVRDIVREGGSSLVFVNSRRNAEAAARRLGQVTSRELTDDERNDLAELADEIREDSDTETSADLADCVERGSAFHHAGLSSTQRSLVEDAFRERLLKVISATPTLAAGVNTPARRVIVRDWRRFDPSAGGMAPLDVLEIHQMMGRAGRPGLDPYGEAVLLAKSHDESEELFDRYVWADPEPVRSKLAAEPALRTHVLATIASGFARTREGLLEFLGATLYASQSTEPGRLETVTDSVLDYLERNDFVERDRGDGSDEAGAFTTAADLADDGGRSEDLEATSLGHTVSRLYLDPMSAATIVHGLEDADDRPTALGLYQLVSRTPDMYELYLRSGEDEKFGELYYERESELLGDAPSEFEEDRFEDWLAALKTGKLLEDWAQEDDEERITERYKIGPGDLRGKVDTAEWLLGAAESLANEIDSEWTVAVREARARVEHGVSEELLELVSVRGVGRKRARQLYAVGIEEPADLRTADKSVVLGALKGEKTAENVLENAGREDPSMDGVEADASVAATDSSDGDGTAETDATATTDDEESQSSLGDF
- the cgi121 gene encoding KEOPS complex subunit Cgi121 — its product is MELLECTLSIDDLDSFVAELGAIGETHGTTLQAFDARYVAGPHHLKRAVELADRSIARGENVARDRAVEFLLYAAGRRQIDRALEMGVDRGENRAVVLADGGAEAAALEDVRELAAFAGTASTLEALDEDVLQEFFEIPDRERAATDASLGALVRERVALLEVEK
- a CDS encoding iron-sulfur cluster assembly protein; this translates as MTDQTPDGPSKEAVRDRLDRVTDPELDRSIVVLEYIDAIEIEARTVTVHLTLPTAWCSPAFAWMMAVDSRTAVEELPAVERARIYLHEHMHEIEINRGVNVGRSFPEAFPDAEDTVDAVRAELDRKARTARQYDAVEALLEAGLDPETIVSLRPRDLERTDSDDRLTIYLADRAVAVSVPAEPIDRYLEKARETGLVDADTDPLFLTPEGEPIDPDEFELVHRRGRLAQVNMSSQGGICDGLRESREQRLDDAASD